In Ruminococcaceae bacterium BL-6, a genomic segment contains:
- a CDS encoding FAD-binding oxidoreductase — MSANLLVESPEKVLGELRKIVGEDWAVNASDKIQSYLYDQTEPLLRPEASGSCVVAKPANPQEISEILKYANREKLPVVVRGGGTGVVAGAIPTVPSIILSIERLNKVVELDEKDLMITLESGATLSTLLETLKKSRLFFPVHPGDEGAQIGGMVAENAGGTRAVKHGIMRNHVKALEVVLPTGEIVTFGGKLLKNNMGLDLLNLMIGSEGVLGVITKVTLRLYARSSHTGTLLVSFDNYDDATNAVPDILQEGITPLAVEYVDRIVSEKSAQQLGTTWPCTKGSVDLMFIVEEPTEDLLYSNSEKIVSICEKHHAVDSIVADSEKEQRRLLEIRSNAYGPYKDNIADIMDAAVPPSALPQFFDEVNALAKKYGRQIVSLGHIGDGNIHNFILGDNGKLPEHYEELKQEIYRVAIKHGGTVTAEHGTGKLRKKHMPLQFPQRQIELMKGIKKVFDPNGILSPGNVFD; from the coding sequence ATGAGTGCCAATCTGCTGGTGGAATCACCGGAAAAAGTGTTGGGGGAGCTTCGGAAAATCGTCGGGGAGGACTGGGCTGTCAACGCTTCCGATAAAATCCAGAGCTATCTGTACGACCAGACCGAGCCCCTGCTGCGGCCGGAGGCGTCGGGCTCCTGCGTCGTGGCAAAGCCCGCGAACCCGCAGGAGATTTCTGAAATCCTGAAATACGCCAACCGCGAGAAGCTTCCCGTCGTCGTGCGCGGGGGCGGAACGGGCGTCGTCGCCGGCGCGATTCCGACGGTGCCGAGCATCATCCTTTCCATCGAGCGGCTCAACAAGGTGGTCGAGCTGGATGAAAAAGACCTGATGATCACGCTGGAATCGGGCGCCACGCTGTCCACCCTGCTCGAGACGCTGAAAAAGAGCCGCCTGTTCTTCCCGGTTCATCCCGGCGACGAAGGCGCGCAGATCGGCGGCATGGTCGCGGAAAACGCGGGCGGCACGCGCGCGGTGAAGCACGGCATCATGCGCAACCACGTCAAGGCGCTTGAGGTCGTCCTGCCCACCGGCGAAATCGTCACGTTCGGCGGCAAGCTGCTGAAAAACAACATGGGACTCGACCTTCTGAACCTGATGATCGGCAGCGAGGGCGTGCTGGGCGTCATCACGAAGGTGACGCTGCGCCTGTACGCCAGAAGCAGCCACACCGGCACGCTCCTTGTTTCGTTCGACAATTACGACGACGCGACGAACGCCGTTCCGGATATCCTTCAGGAGGGAATCACCCCGCTCGCCGTGGAATATGTGGACCGGATCGTTTCGGAAAAATCGGCCCAGCAGCTCGGCACCACATGGCCCTGCACCAAGGGCTCGGTCGACCTGATGTTCATCGTGGAGGAGCCGACGGAGGACCTGCTTTACAGCAACAGCGAGAAAATCGTCTCCATCTGCGAAAAGCACCACGCGGTGGACAGCATCGTCGCGGACAGCGAGAAGGAGCAGCGGCGCCTGCTCGAGATCAGAAGCAACGCGTACGGCCCGTACAAGGACAATATCGCGGACATCATGGATGCGGCGGTCCCGCCGTCGGCCCTGCCGCAGTTCTTTGACGAGGTCAACGCGCTGGCCAAAAAATACGGCCGCCAGATCGTGTCGCTGGGCCACATCGGCGACGGCAACATCCACAACTTCATTTTAGGCGACAACGGAAAGCTCCCCGAGCATTACGAGGAGCTGAAGCAGGAAATCTACCGCGTGGCCATCAAACACGGCGGAACAGTGACGGCGGAGCACGGAACCGGAAAGCTGCGCAAGAAACATATGCCCCTGCAGTTCCCGCAGCGTCAGATCGAGCTGATGAAGGGGATCAAGAAGGTGTTCGACCCGAACGGGATCCTCAGCCCGGGCAATGTGTTCGACTGA
- the etfB gene encoding Electron transfer flavoprotein, beta subunit (Evidence 2a : Function from experimental evidences in other organisms; PubMedId : 8655474, 11466286; Product type e : enzyme): MNIVVLVKQVPDMEQVKFNREKGTVDRSSAGAEVNPFDLNALETAVAIRELTGNAHVCAVSMGPPQAANALRECIARGADDALLVSDAKFGGSDTRATSLILAAAVRAAGPFDLVIAGEKTVDGDTGQVGPELAEYLGLPHAGYVSAVQSVGEDSLDVVSDIWEGTFLKRLKFPALISVTKDINQPRLPSFRSKMAARKAEIRSVGFDALTEYLKPENVGFKGSPTKVKKIEVPPALTRDGHVYREDEAEDGLDALLAAIGERRIL; this comes from the coding sequence ATGAATATCGTTGTACTGGTCAAACAGGTTCCGGATATGGAACAGGTCAAGTTCAACCGGGAAAAGGGAACCGTGGACCGCTCCTCCGCCGGCGCGGAAGTCAATCCGTTCGACTTGAACGCGCTGGAAACAGCGGTCGCCATCCGGGAGCTTACCGGAAACGCCCATGTGTGCGCTGTCAGCATGGGGCCGCCGCAGGCGGCGAACGCGCTGCGCGAGTGCATCGCAAGGGGCGCCGACGACGCGCTGCTGGTCAGCGACGCCAAGTTCGGCGGCTCCGACACCCGGGCGACGTCGCTGATCCTCGCGGCCGCCGTGCGCGCGGCCGGCCCCTTCGACCTTGTGATCGCAGGGGAGAAGACGGTGGATGGCGACACCGGCCAGGTCGGGCCGGAGCTCGCCGAATATCTGGGGCTGCCGCACGCAGGCTATGTCAGCGCCGTTCAGTCCGTCGGGGAGGACAGCCTGGATGTCGTATCCGACATCTGGGAGGGAACGTTCCTGAAGCGCCTGAAATTTCCCGCGCTCATCAGCGTGACCAAGGACATCAACCAGCCGCGGCTGCCCTCGTTCAGGAGCAAGATGGCGGCGAGAAAGGCGGAGATCCGGTCCGTCGGGTTCGACGCGCTGACGGAGTACCTGAAGCCGGAGAACGTCGGGTTCAAGGGCTCGCCCACGAAGGTGAAGAAAATCGAGGTGCCGCCCGCCCTCACGCGGGACGGGCACGTTTACCGCGAAGATGAGGCCGAAGATGGCCTTGACGCGCTGCTGGCCGCGATCGGGGAAAGGAGGATCCTGTAA
- a CDS encoding LysR family transcriptional regulator, protein MFQTMKYVYEVYREQSFSKAARNLYISQPSLSATIKKLEKELGLTIFDRSSVPVRLTEAGEIYLETVKKILNLESELEVRLQNYSGLKAGTIRLGAPHFFASFLLSTMISAFSAKYPGIQIHLDETNTPELQERVLNARTDLIVDSCDFDETLFTSYPLMEEHMLLAVPAGYPINSRLASYRLSPRDIRENVHLRESCPAVSPAAFRKLPFLMLRHGHITHDFAVGLFRKYRFSPKIAMYLDQLMTCYNLAAQQMGASFVSDTVVKLTKTDADVFLYQIDDPKASRLIYLAHKKSRWIPRVVQEFIAVSQTLFPFPAAQKSAQASEPRGPHDGVSP, encoded by the coding sequence GTGTTTCAAACGATGAAATATGTCTACGAGGTTTACCGGGAGCAAAGCTTTTCCAAGGCCGCCAGAAACCTTTATATTTCCCAGCCCTCGCTGAGCGCGACGATCAAAAAGCTGGAAAAGGAGCTGGGGCTGACCATCTTCGACCGAAGCTCCGTTCCCGTGCGCCTGACGGAGGCCGGGGAAATCTATCTGGAAACGGTAAAAAAAATTCTGAACCTGGAAAGCGAGCTGGAAGTCCGCCTTCAGAATTATTCGGGGCTGAAAGCCGGCACCATCCGGCTGGGCGCGCCGCACTTTTTCGCTTCGTTCCTCCTTTCCACAATGATTTCCGCGTTTTCCGCGAAATACCCGGGGATTCAGATTCACCTGGACGAAACCAACACGCCGGAGCTTCAGGAGAGGGTCCTCAATGCCCGGACGGATCTGATCGTAGATTCCTGCGATTTCGACGAAACCCTGTTCACCAGCTACCCGCTGATGGAGGAGCACATGCTGCTCGCCGTACCGGCCGGGTACCCCATCAACAGCCGCCTTGCATCATACCGGCTGAGCCCCCGGGACATCCGCGAAAACGTCCATCTGCGGGAATCGTGCCCGGCGGTTTCCCCGGCTGCGTTCCGGAAGCTGCCGTTTCTGATGCTGCGGCACGGGCACATCACCCACGATTTCGCGGTGGGGCTGTTCCGGAAATACCGTTTTTCCCCGAAAATCGCCATGTACCTGGATCAGCTCATGACCTGCTACAACCTGGCCGCACAGCAGATGGGAGCCTCTTTTGTGTCCGACACCGTCGTCAAGCTGACAAAAACGGATGCCGACGTGTTCCTGTATCAGATCGACGACCCGAAGGCCAGCCGCCTCATTTATCTGGCGCATAAGAAAAGCCGCTGGATTCCCCGCGTCGTGCAGGAATTCATCGCGGTATCCCAGACGCTTTTCCCGTTCCCCGCGGCGCAAAAAAGCGCCCAGGCTTCAGAGCCGCGCGGCCCTCACGACGGTGTATCCCCGTGA
- the etfA gene encoding Electron transfer flavoprotein subunit alpha (Evidence 2a : Function from experimental evidences in other organisms; PubMedId : 8655474, 11466286; Product type e : enzyme), with protein MQKIGKGILVLAEQKHGKLHKVTYELLGKAAELSRECGLPVWCAVAGPEVLPAEELVFRGAQTVFFGAEKRFDTPDELLLTRFFKQVVRDAEPGICLMGATSFGRSVAPRLAAALGTGLTADCTGLELDEDGRLVQIRPAFSENILAHIKTDTLPQMATVRYKEFPEAARDESRKGEVVRVELPDPADRLAEVVSELKSQEADISDAEVIVAAGRGVKEAKDLGMIRELAELLGGQVGASRAIVDDGLIGRECQVGYSGSRVKPKLYIACGISGAPQHLAGMRESGYIAAINSDPSAPIFNIADIGICEDLYRAVPELIRKIHAAKAK; from the coding sequence ATGCAGAAAATCGGAAAGGGAATTCTTGTTCTGGCGGAACAGAAACACGGAAAGCTCCATAAGGTGACCTACGAGCTTCTGGGAAAGGCCGCGGAGCTCTCCCGGGAATGCGGCCTGCCGGTCTGGTGCGCCGTCGCCGGGCCGGAGGTGCTTCCGGCGGAGGAACTGGTTTTCCGCGGCGCTCAGACGGTGTTTTTCGGCGCGGAGAAGCGGTTCGACACGCCGGATGAGCTGCTGCTCACGCGCTTTTTCAAGCAGGTCGTCCGCGACGCGGAGCCGGGCATCTGCCTGATGGGCGCGACGAGCTTCGGGCGTTCGGTAGCTCCCCGCCTCGCGGCCGCGCTCGGTACCGGCCTGACGGCCGACTGCACGGGGCTGGAGCTGGATGAGGACGGGCGCCTGGTCCAGATCCGCCCAGCGTTCAGCGAAAATATTCTGGCGCACATCAAGACGGACACGCTTCCCCAGATGGCGACCGTGCGGTACAAGGAATTCCCCGAGGCCGCACGGGACGAAAGCCGCAAAGGGGAAGTCGTCCGCGTCGAGCTGCCGGATCCCGCCGACCGTCTGGCCGAGGTGGTGTCGGAGCTGAAATCGCAGGAAGCGGACATCTCGGATGCGGAGGTGATCGTCGCCGCCGGGCGCGGCGTGAAGGAAGCGAAGGACCTCGGCATGATCCGGGAGCTTGCGGAGCTGCTCGGCGGCCAGGTGGGCGCCAGCCGCGCGATCGTGGACGACGGGCTGATCGGCCGGGAATGCCAGGTGGGGTACAGCGGCAGCCGGGTAAAGCCGAAGCTTTACATCGCCTGCGGAATCTCCGGCGCGCCGCAGCATCTTGCCGGCATGCGGGAATCCGGGTATATCGCGGCGATCAATTCGGATCCGTCCGCGCCCATTTTCAACATCGCGGACATCGGGATCTGCGAGGATCTGTACAGGGCCGTCCCGGAGCTGATCCGGAAAATCCACGCCGCCAAAGCCAAATAA
- a CDS encoding MFS transporter, whose protein sequence is MQREGFIQVKTKTTEFDRSRWVILLITVVSTFMSTLDSSIVNVALPTMAEALHVGTGDIAWVITAYLIVITVCILFFGRLGDLKGQGRIFRQGLLVFTIGSFLCGVTHTLPLLLAARAVQAVGAAATMANSQGIITRTFPPQERGRALGINGTAVALGTLVGPALGGFIISFASWEYLFWVNVPIGLAAYFANLKFSGGKDTEKKEKLDAVGAVLFTFSVAPLFIALEYGQSVGYSNPWMLLLFAVSAVSFVIFLLTEKKARMPLLDLTIFENRWFSVSIFCAFTSFVAISCANIVLPFYLQNALGMSPGQAGLYMTIYPLVLSLAAPVSGYLSDRFGSELLTLIGLALTSAGLLLMATLDEHPVYSVMGVFIGLMSLGNGLFQSPNNSLVMSMVPREKLGIGGSVNALIRNVGFAVGISLSTAVLYGGMSAKLGRRVTSYVPGRNDAFLFGMRLAYIAAAGVCLVGVLVTGIRMYGRRRQEGGDSPLPEQAADTLSEQTADAQPGQTHGDTPS, encoded by the coding sequence ATGCAAAGGGAAGGGTTCATTCAAGTGAAAACAAAAACAACGGAGTTCGATCGAAGCAGATGGGTCATTTTACTGATCACCGTCGTTTCAACCTTTATGTCCACACTGGACAGCAGCATCGTCAACGTCGCCCTGCCCACCATGGCCGAGGCGCTGCACGTCGGCACCGGGGACATTGCCTGGGTGATCACCGCCTACCTGATCGTGATCACCGTGTGCATCCTGTTCTTCGGCCGCCTGGGCGACCTGAAGGGGCAGGGCCGGATTTTCCGGCAGGGCCTTCTGGTCTTTACCATCGGCTCTTTTCTGTGCGGGGTGACCCACACCCTGCCCCTGCTGCTCGCGGCGCGAGCGGTGCAGGCGGTGGGGGCGGCGGCCACCATGGCGAACAGCCAGGGGATCATCACGAGGACGTTCCCGCCGCAGGAGCGCGGGCGCGCGCTGGGGATCAACGGCACGGCCGTCGCGCTGGGCACGCTGGTCGGCCCCGCGCTGGGGGGATTCATCATCTCCTTCGCAAGCTGGGAATACCTGTTCTGGGTCAACGTTCCCATCGGCCTGGCGGCTTATTTCGCAAACCTGAAATTTTCCGGCGGGAAGGACACCGAGAAGAAAGAGAAGCTGGATGCGGTTGGCGCGGTGCTGTTCACCTTTTCGGTCGCCCCCCTGTTCATCGCGCTGGAATACGGGCAGAGCGTCGGCTATTCCAACCCGTGGATGCTGCTCCTGTTTGCCGTTTCCGCCGTTTCTTTCGTCATCTTTTTGCTGACCGAAAAAAAGGCCCGGATGCCGCTGCTGGATCTGACGATTTTTGAAAACAGATGGTTTTCCGTCAGCATTTTCTGCGCGTTCACGTCGTTTGTCGCCATTTCGTGCGCCAACATCGTCCTGCCGTTCTATCTGCAGAACGCCCTCGGCATGTCCCCCGGCCAGGCGGGGCTTTATATGACGATTTACCCGCTTGTCCTGTCGCTGGCCGCGCCGGTCAGCGGGTATCTTTCCGACCGGTTCGGCTCGGAGCTCCTCACGCTGATCGGCCTTGCGCTGACCAGCGCGGGCCTTCTGCTGATGGCCACGCTGGACGAGCACCCCGTGTACAGCGTCATGGGCGTCTTTATCGGCCTGATGTCGCTCGGAAACGGGCTGTTCCAGTCCCCGAACAATTCTCTGGTGATGTCGATGGTGCCGCGGGAAAAGCTTGGGATCGGGGGAAGCGTCAACGCGCTGATCCGCAACGTCGGATTCGCCGTCGGCATCTCCCTCTCCACCGCCGTCCTGTACGGAGGAATGAGCGCAAAGCTCGGCCGCCGCGTCACCAGCTATGTCCCGGGCAGGAACGACGCGTTCCTGTTCGGCATGCGCCTTGCCTACATTGCGGCGGCCGGCGTCTGCCTGGTCGGCGTTCTCGTGACCGGGATCCGGATGTACGGGCGCCGCAGGCAGGAGGGCGGGGATTCCCCCCTTCCGGAGCAGGCCGCGGATACGCTGTCGGAGCAAACTGCGGATGCACAGCCCGGGCAGACTCACGGGGATACACCGTCGTGA
- a CDS encoding FAD-binding oxidoreductase, translating to MDNRFGPFNAEKVRNDIGKITGNDYATKDYDKIHSYLYDESFPLTYPKISENCVLAKPGSPAEIAEILKYAGENRIPVVPRGGGTGVVGGAMPAYPGIILSLERLNRILEIDEKNLMMTLEGGATLSALLEALEKQGKLFFPIHPGDEGAEVGGMVATNAGGTRAVKHGIMRNHIKALEVVLPTGEIVNLGGKLLKNNMGYDLMQLMIGSEGTLGVITKVTLRLYAKNEFSNTMLVSFPSQEEASDAVPQILQSGITPLACEYMDRELTLASAEELGFAWPAKKGSVDLMFIVDGVSEDDLYGNCEKIVEICEQWGAVDSVVAETPKEQKEILAVRSNCYTPYKSLVADITDVAVPPSAVPAFFEDVRKIGEKYGNRIVSLGHIADGNMHNFLMNKGGRLPENYEELKTEIYKTAIKFGGTITAEHGTGKTRKDFMSLQFSDKEIDLMKAIKKAFDPEGILNPGTIFD from the coding sequence ATGGACAATCGGTTTGGGCCTTTTAACGCGGAAAAAGTGCGGAACGACATCGGTAAAATCACCGGAAACGACTACGCGACAAAGGATTACGACAAGATTCACAGCTACCTTTACGATGAAAGCTTCCCGCTTACTTACCCGAAGATATCGGAAAACTGTGTCCTGGCAAAACCGGGCTCCCCGGCTGAAATCGCGGAAATTCTGAAATATGCCGGGGAGAACCGGATCCCCGTGGTGCCAAGGGGCGGCGGCACGGGCGTGGTCGGGGGCGCCATGCCCGCGTACCCCGGCATCATCCTTTCTCTGGAGCGCCTGAACCGGATTCTGGAGATCGACGAAAAGAACCTGATGATGACGCTGGAAGGCGGCGCCACGCTTTCCGCGCTTCTGGAGGCGCTGGAAAAGCAGGGAAAGCTGTTCTTCCCGATCCACCCCGGGGACGAGGGCGCTGAGGTCGGCGGCATGGTCGCGACCAACGCCGGCGGCACGCGCGCGGTAAAGCACGGCATCATGCGCAACCATATCAAGGCGCTGGAGGTCGTCCTGCCCACCGGCGAAATCGTCAACCTGGGCGGAAAGCTGCTGAAAAACAATATGGGCTACGATCTGATGCAGTTGATGATCGGCAGCGAAGGAACGCTCGGCGTCATCACGAAGGTGACGCTGCGGCTGTACGCGAAAAACGAATTCAGCAACACGATGCTGGTGTCGTTCCCCTCCCAGGAAGAAGCGAGCGACGCGGTGCCGCAAATCCTTCAGAGCGGCATCACCCCGCTTGCCTGCGAATACATGGACCGCGAGCTGACCCTCGCTTCCGCCGAGGAGCTGGGCTTCGCCTGGCCCGCGAAAAAGGGATCGGTGGACCTGATGTTCATCGTGGACGGCGTCAGCGAGGACGACCTGTACGGAAATTGTGAAAAAATTGTGGAGATCTGCGAGCAGTGGGGCGCCGTGGACAGCGTGGTTGCGGAAACCCCGAAGGAGCAAAAAGAAATCCTCGCGGTAAGAAGCAACTGCTATACTCCATATAAAAGCCTGGTTGCGGACATTACGGATGTCGCGGTACCGCCGTCGGCCGTCCCCGCATTTTTTGAAGACGTGCGCAAAATCGGGGAAAAATACGGAAACCGGATCGTTTCGCTCGGGCATATCGCGGACGGAAACATGCACAATTTCCTGATGAACAAAGGCGGGCGCCTGCCGGAAAATTACGAAGAGCTCAAAACCGAAATCTACAAGACCGCGATCAAATTCGGCGGAACCATCACCGCCGAGCACGGGACCGGGAAAACGAGAAAAGATTTTATGAGCCTTCAGTTTTCCGACAAGGAAATCGATCTGATGAAGGCGATCAAAAAAGCGTTCGATCCCGAGGGAATTCTGAATCCCGGCACGATATTCGACTGA
- a CDS encoding MarR family transcriptional regulator, translating into MGEQRFLIKSCAHIMRKTQSHLDCALKKYGLTSGSYPYLLALSDEEGINLDTVSRRVGVDKAMSTRTIQKLMAGGYLEKVPDASDSRAFQLYLTDRARECIPKIRREIMRCIGILTAGMTGEEKDAAARLLGRMEKNAGNLECKGKGSFK; encoded by the coding sequence ATGGGAGAACAGAGATTCCTGATCAAATCGTGCGCCCACATCATGCGGAAAACACAGTCGCACCTTGACTGCGCGCTGAAAAAATACGGGCTGACCAGCGGTTCCTACCCTTATCTTCTGGCGCTGTCGGACGAGGAGGGGATCAATCTGGATACCGTCAGCAGAAGGGTCGGGGTGGACAAGGCCATGTCCACCCGGACCATCCAGAAGCTGATGGCGGGTGGATACCTGGAAAAAGTCCCGGACGCGTCGGATTCCCGCGCTTTTCAGCTTTATCTGACCGACCGCGCGCGGGAGTGCATCCCGAAGATCCGCCGGGAAATCATGCGGTGCATCGGCATCCTTACGGCCGGAATGACCGGGGAGGAAAAGGATGCGGCGGCCCGCCTGCTGGGCCGTATGGAGAAAAACGCAGGCAATCTGGAATGCAAAGGGAAGGGTTCATTCAAGTGA
- the aspC gene encoding Aspartate aminotransferase has product MLELSKRALKVKPSATLELTAKVAALRSQGVEVIKFNVGEPDFATPRNICEACKRSLDAGHTKYTPIPGIQELRAAICEKLFRDDGVRYEPDEISYGTGAKQPLFNTIFTLVDSGDEVIIPTPCWVSYVEMLTLADGEPVLVPCLGDGSFYLDIGAIERAITPKTKALILNNPNNPTGAVYPRGDLLALAELAEKHGFYIISDEVYEKLIYGGKQHICMASVSEGMRQRCILVNGFSKAYSMTGWRAGYVAAPKEIIRRINGIQGHTTSNATTMVQDACIEALRGPQDDLAAMVREFERRRDFIVRRLNELGLKCRKPEGAFYVMPRVDHLFSRTFNGKKLNDSAGVAAFLLDQAYVAVVPGSAFYAPEYLRISYSTSMENIARGMDQIEKALKALQP; this is encoded by the coding sequence ATGCTGGAACTCAGTAAACGCGCGCTGAAGGTAAAGCCTTCCGCCACGCTGGAACTGACGGCAAAGGTGGCCGCACTGCGCAGCCAGGGCGTGGAGGTCATAAAATTCAATGTGGGGGAGCCGGATTTTGCGACGCCGCGCAATATCTGCGAAGCGTGCAAACGCTCTTTGGATGCGGGCCATACGAAATACACCCCGATCCCGGGAATCCAGGAGCTGAGAGCGGCAATCTGCGAAAAGCTTTTCAGGGACGACGGGGTCCGCTATGAGCCGGACGAAATCTCTTACGGCACGGGGGCGAAGCAGCCGCTGTTCAACACGATCTTCACGCTGGTAGACAGCGGGGATGAAGTGATCATCCCGACGCCGTGCTGGGTGAGCTATGTGGAAATGTTGACGCTGGCGGACGGGGAGCCGGTTCTCGTCCCCTGTCTTGGAGATGGCAGCTTCTATCTGGATATCGGCGCCATCGAGCGGGCGATCACCCCGAAAACGAAGGCGCTGATCCTGAACAACCCGAACAATCCCACCGGGGCGGTCTATCCGCGCGGGGACCTGCTCGCTCTGGCAGAGCTTGCGGAGAAGCACGGCTTTTACATCATTTCCGACGAGGTGTACGAAAAGCTGATCTACGGCGGAAAACAGCATATCTGCATGGCGTCCGTTTCCGAAGGGATGAGGCAAAGGTGCATTCTGGTCAACGGCTTTTCCAAAGCCTATTCCATGACGGGCTGGCGTGCGGGATATGTCGCCGCCCCAAAGGAGATCATCCGGAGGATCAACGGGATTCAGGGGCACACCACGTCGAATGCAACGACCATGGTGCAGGATGCCTGCATCGAGGCGCTCCGCGGGCCGCAGGACGACCTTGCCGCGATGGTGCGGGAGTTCGAGCGCCGCAGGGATTTCATCGTGCGCCGCCTGAACGAGCTGGGCCTGAAATGCCGCAAGCCGGAAGGGGCCTTCTATGTCATGCCGAGGGTCGACCATCTTTTTTCCAGGACGTTCAACGGGAAAAAGCTGAACGATTCCGCCGGCGTCGCCGCGTTCCTTCTGGATCAGGCCTATGTCGCGGTTGTTCCGGGCTCGGCGTTTTACGCCCCGGAATATCTGCGCATTTCCTATTCCACGTCGATGGAGAACATCGCGCGCGGAATGGATCAGATCGAAAAAGCATTGAAAGCCCTGCAGCCATAA
- a CDS encoding ABC transporter: protein MIINMKNVLEINGLTKVYNDFTLDHVNLSLPYGKIMGLVGENGAGKTTIIKLILNAIRRDDGKIEIFGKDNIQFESIIKEQLGVGLDQCYFDDCLDIKAISTIMKPIFKNWDNKIYFSYIDRLKLSPSKRIGSYSKGMKAKLNIAITLSTHPKLLILDEPTTGLDPIIRDEILQIYLDYIKKQNASILFSSHITSNIEKIADIVTILHKGKIILTINQKDIKNQFAEVVFNGNEPFDSSKKGVLFYIKSVDSIRALIRKDSYQFDHHKYFPVNIEKVLLYSVNGKKGKGEALL from the coding sequence ATGATAATAAATATGAAAAATGTCCTAGAAATAAATGGATTGACGAAAGTTTATAATGATTTTACTTTGGATCATGTAAATCTTTCTTTACCCTATGGGAAAATTATGGGATTAGTTGGTGAAAACGGAGCAGGAAAGACCACGATCATTAAATTGATTTTGAACGCAATTCGAAGAGATGATGGCAAAATCGAAATTTTCGGGAAAGATAATATTCAATTTGAATCAATAATAAAAGAGCAATTGGGGGTAGGCCTGGATCAGTGCTATTTTGATGACTGTCTCGACATAAAAGCCATTTCAACCATTATGAAGCCTATATTTAAAAATTGGGATAATAAAATATATTTTTCATATATAGACAGACTTAAGTTATCACCTTCTAAAAGAATTGGATCTTACTCTAAAGGTATGAAAGCAAAATTAAATATAGCAATAACATTATCGACACATCCAAAGCTTCTTATTTTAGATGAGCCAACCACAGGACTGGACCCTATTATCAGGGATGAAATTCTTCAAATCTATTTAGATTATATTAAAAAGCAAAATGCTTCCATATTATTTTCTTCCCATATTACAAGTAATATTGAAAAAATTGCCGATATTGTTACCATTTTACATAAAGGGAAAATTATTTTAACGATAAACCAAAAAGACATTAAAAACCAATTTGCAGAAGTGGTTTTTAATGGGAATGAACCATTTGATTCCAGCAAAAAGGGAGTCCTATTTTATATAAAATCTGTTGATAGTATTAGAGCGCTTATACGGAAGGATAGTTATCAATTTGATCATCATAAATATTTTCCCGTAAATATTGAAAAAGTGTTATTATATTCAGTAAATGGAAAAAAAGGAAAGGGTGAAGCTTTGTTATGA